CGCGGCCTGGGCGAGGATCGGGCCGGTGTCCACGCCGGCGTCCACCACGTGCACGGTGCAGCCGCTGACCTTCACCCCGTGGGCGAGGGCGTCGCGCACGCCGTGGGCCCCCGGGAACGAGGGCAGCAGCGCCGGGTGGGTGTTGAGGATGCGGCCCTCGAAGCGCTCGAGCAGGGGCGCGCCGAGGATGCGCATGAACCCGGAGCACAGCACCCAGTCGGGCTCGTGGGCGGCCACCGCGTCGGCGAGCGCCACGTCCCACGCGTGCCGGTCGGCGTGGTCCCGCGGGGAGACCACGAACGTCTCGATGCCGTGGGCGCGGGCGCGGTCGAGGCCGCCGGCGTCGGCGACGTCGGCGCCCACCGCCGCGATCTCGACGTCGAGGGCCCCGGACGCGACGGCGTCCAGGACGGCCTGCAGGTTGGTGCCGGAACCGGAGACGAGGGCCACGATGCGCATGCGCCCATCGTAGGGTGAGGGGGTGTCCGCACCGCTCCCCTCGACCCCGCCCCGCCCGCCGCAGGACGACGCCCCGGACCCGGGTCGCGCCCGCACCGGCCGCATCCTGCTGTGGCAGTCCGTGGCGCTGCTGGGCATGGTGCTCAGCCTCTCCCTCGTGCTGCCGTGGAAGCTCGCGGCGCTGGTCCTCGGGCTCGTCGCCCTCGTGCTGGGCGTGCGCGTCTGGCTCACGAGCCGTGGCGAGCGGCGCGCCGGGCTGCCCCGCGCGGTCGCGGCCGGCGGCATGGCGCTGGCGCTCTTCGGCACGACGACGGCGGCGCTGCCGCTGCTGGCCTGGGACGCGACGGTCGAGCTGGAGCGGTGCACCTCCTCGGCCCTGACCGTCCGGGCGCAGCAGGCGTGCGCGGACGCCTTCACCCGCGCCGTGGAGGAGCGCACGGGCGTGCCGCAGCTGCGGCCCTGAACCGGAGTGCGGGCTGCCGGAGCCCGGACTGCCGGAGCCCGGACTGCCGGAGCCCGGACTGCCGGCGTCCTGGCCTCCGGCGTCGGAGGCGGTCCGGCTCAGTCCCGGGACCGGCGCGGCCGGGGGCGCTCCGCCGCCACGGCGGCCTCGGCCGGCGGAATGAAGCGGCGTCCCGCGAGCGCGAGCGCCACGAGGTAGCCGGCGGCGCACCC
The sequence above is a segment of the Micrococcus endophyticus genome. Coding sequences within it:
- the purN gene encoding phosphoribosylglycinamide formyltransferase, which produces MRIVALVSGSGTNLQAVLDAVASGALDVEIAAVGADVADAGGLDRARAHGIETFVVSPRDHADRHAWDVALADAVAAHEPDWVLCSGFMRILGAPLLERFEGRILNTHPALLPSFPGAHGVRDALAHGVKVSGCTVHVVDAGVDTGPILAQAAVPVLDTDTESELHERIKVQERALLLRVLGELSRR